Genomic segment of Alistipes sp. ZOR0009:
GCAGCAAGCACGTACGAATATGAAAGGTAAGGCCCTGCTGCGGCAATATTCTGTTCAGTCTTTCCATCAGTACCATCCAATCCCATAAAAAACATCACTGTAAAAACAATTGCCAAGGCGTAGGCAACGTACAGGAATGTTTTTGAAAATTTAGTTATGGTCATGGTTAATTACTTTTTAAGGTTGTACTTTACAAGAATGTCGATTAGAGAAATAGAAGCGTCTTCCATTTCCATTACAAGAGTATCAATCTTAGAAACTAGGTAGTTGTAGAATACCTGAAGAATCATCGCAACGATAAGACCTGTTACAGTCGTGATAAGAGCGATCTTAATACCTCCAGCAACAAGGGTTGGTGCAATATCTCCAGCCTTTTCAATGTTGTCGAACGCAATAATCATACCTACTACAGTACCCAAGAAACCTAACATAGGAGCAATAGCAATGAAAAGAGCAATCCATGTAAGACCACTTTCCATTTGAGACATTTGCACCCCACCATAAGAAACTACAGATTTTTCAACTACGTCAACACCTTCGCTAGAGCGATCAAGGCCTTGGTAGAAAATAGAAGCAACAGGGCCACGAGTGTTACGGCAAACTTCCTTTGCAGCTTCAATACCACCCTTATTAAGAGCATCTTCAATGTTAAGAAGAAGTTTCTTAGTATTGGTCGTAGCCATGTTTAGATAGATGATTCTTTCAATTGCAATTGCAAGACCGAAAATTAAGCAAAGAAGAATTGGGGCCATGTAAAGAGGACCTCCTTCAATGAACTTAGTTTTAATTTGCTGGTGAACTGGCATGTCGCCTTCTGCAGAAACAGCAGCCTGATCGGCAGCAGCATCTACCTGAGTAGTAGCAGCGCTATCGGTCTTTGCCGAATCATTTTGAGCAAAAGCAGCAGGTGCTACGAATAGCATACCAACTACTGCAACCATTGCAAGAATTTTTTTCATGGTCGATGTCGATTAATTTAAATAAAAAGAACGTAATTGTGGTTAATTTTCTCTTACGAGAGCGGAGAGAATGGGATTCGAACCCATGAACCACTTTTGGCGGTTACACACTTTCCAGGCGTGCGCCTTCGACCACTCGGCCATCTCTCCAACTATTTGTAGGTTCCGCAAATTAGGGAAAAAAAATCCAGAAATCCTACTTCTAACCCATTTCACCAGCTAAAGAGAGCTCAAATTTCTCCTTAACCTCTGAACTTGAGTAGTTTTGTCCAAACAGGTACATTAACTTTACAATAGCCGCTTCAAACGTTATATCGATACCAGTTAAAACGCCCATATTTTTTAACAAGCGTCCTGTTTCGTAGCTTTCCATATTTACGCTGCCTCCACGACATTGAGATACGTTAACGATAACAACCCCTCGCTTAATCGCAGCATCCAGTTCCGCAATAAACCAAGGGTAGGTAGGAGCATTACCAGAACCAAATGTCTCTAAAACGACACCCTTAACCCCGCCTATGTTTAAAATGGAATTTACGACTTTTTGGCTTATTCCAGGGAAAAGAGCCAACGTAACAACACTAGGGTCAAAGTTGGAGTTAAACAGGACAGGCTGGGTAAAGTCAACCTTTCGAACATACGGCAGGTGATACTGAACCTCAATTCCTGCGGTTGCCAGTTCCGGATAATTTTCACTTCTAAAGGCCTTAAAGCTTTGAGCATTATACTTAAATGTTCTATTCCCTCGGTAAAGCACGTTATCAAACAAGATACACACTTCAGGAATAAGGGGCTTCCCCTCCTTGTAGGCAGCAGCAACCTCCACCGCAGAAAGAAGATTCTCTCTTCCATCTGTTCTCACCTCTCCGATCGGAAGCTGGCTCCCTGTAAGAATAATTGGTTTGGTCAGATTCTGAATCATAAAACTCAAAGCGGTTGCGGTATACGACATCGTATCTGTACCATGCAGAATAACAAAACCATCGTATTTGTCATAATTCAACTTAACCTGCTCGGCCAAATTTTGCCAAAATTCAGGTTGTATGTTGGAGGAATCCACGGGTGGATCAAAGGATATTGTATCTAACGCAAAGTTGAACTTCGAAAGTTCTGGAACTTCATCAACAATTTGCTCAAAGTTAAAAGGTGAAAGCGAGCCCGTTTCGGGATTACGTTTCATCCCAATAGTTCCGCCTGTGTATATGATAAGTATCGCCGTTTTATTCATTAGGTTAGATTTTAAAGATTCGTTTAGCAGTCGTAGTTGTAACATCGGCAACCTGCTCGATAGTTACATTTTTTACAGCAGCAATCTTTGCTGCTATCAATGGAATATAGGAAGGCGCATTTCGTTTTCCTCGATGAGGTGTTGGCGCTAAGTAAGGTGAGTCTGTCTCCAGAACAATTCTATCCAACGGGATTTGTTCAACAACATCAGCCAATCCTGAGTTTTTAAAAGTCACAATTCCACCTATGCCAACAGCAAAATCTCCCAGTTCCGCCATTTTTTTATACGTATCAAGATCGCCCGTGAAAGCATGAAACACTCCAAAAATTGAGCTATTCTTGTACGCTTTAAGAACATCAAATATTTCAGGAAAAGCATCTCTCGAATGGATTACCAAAGGTAACCGATGCTGAAGAGATAGCTGTATTTGGTAATCGAACGCATAAACCTGCTCCTTCTTAAACTCTTTCGACCAGTAGAGGTCAATCCCCACCTCTCCAATACCATACACCTTTTTACTCGAAAGATACTTTTCGACCAAAAGAAGTTCCTCCTTAAAATTCTCATTTACAGACGTTGGATGAAGCCCAATCAATGGGTAGAAAGAGGCATGCTGCTCTGCCAGCTGAAATAAATGCTCGTGGGTTTCCCCATCTATTGCAGGCAAAATAATTGAATTTACGCTCAGATCTCGCGCCTTATCCAATTCCTGTAAATAGTCAGAACGAAATTCCTCGGCATAAAGGTGACAATGGGTATCTACAAATTCCATTTAAGCGCAAAATATTACAGGTTAAAATAAAATTCGCTACAAATCTACAAATTTGTTACCTTAACGCATAACTATTCGACAAACTGTAAATTTTTCCAGGAAAACTTTTCACAACCCCATCGAATTCAAGGGTTAACAAAGTAGCAGAAGTTGCTGGCATAGACAAACCTGTAGCGAATGAAATTGTATCAATACTTTCAGAATCAACCTCTTTTAGCACACTAACAATCAGTTGCTCCTCGCTAGTAAAATCTCTAAAAATTGACAGCTGCTGAGGCGAACGCACAGATGGGTGCCCCGAATTCCAATTAAGCGCCAATTCGACATCTTCTGCTGATTCCACAAGCGCAGCTCTATTGGTTCTAATAAGCGCATTACAACCTAAAGAAAACTTATCAGTCGCCCGTCCAGGACAAGCCAGCACATCTCTACTATAAGAGAAAGCCAAATCTGCTGTTACCAGCGCACCTCCCTTCTCTCCTGATTCAACAACAAGAGTAGCATCTGCCAGTCCTGCTATAATCCTGTTTCGCCTCAAAAAGTTATTTCTTTCAGGCATTGTGCCGGTTATAAAATCGGTAACAAGCGCACCATTTGCAAGCATTTCCTTTGCAAGTCCACGATTAGCAGATGGATAAATCATATTCAGCCCATGCGCCAAAACAGCAACGGTAGGAAATCCGTTTTTTATGGCATTTCGATGAGCTGCGGTATCAATTCCATGAGCCAATCCACTAATAATCAAAACAGAGTAGCCTTTTAATCG
This window contains:
- a CDS encoding TatD family hydrolase yields the protein MEFVDTHCHLYAEEFRSDYLQELDKARDLSVNSIILPAIDGETHEHLFQLAEQHASFYPLIGLHPTSVNENFKEELLLVEKYLSSKKVYGIGEVGIDLYWSKEFKKEQVYAFDYQIQLSLQHRLPLVIHSRDAFPEIFDVLKAYKNSSIFGVFHAFTGDLDTYKKMAELGDFAVGIGGIVTFKNSGLADVVEQIPLDRIVLETDSPYLAPTPHRGKRNAPSYIPLIAAKIAAVKNVTIEQVADVTTTTAKRIFKI
- a CDS encoding MotA/TolQ/ExbB proton channel family protein, producing MKKILAMVAVVGMLFVAPAAFAQNDSAKTDSAATTQVDAAADQAAVSAEGDMPVHQQIKTKFIEGGPLYMAPILLCLIFGLAIAIERIIYLNMATTNTKKLLLNIEDALNKGGIEAAKEVCRNTRGPVASIFYQGLDRSSEGVDVVEKSVVSYGGVQMSQMESGLTWIALFIAIAPMLGFLGTVVGMIIAFDNIEKAGDIAPTLVAGGIKIALITTVTGLIVAMILQVFYNYLVSKIDTLVMEMEDASISLIDILVKYNLKK
- a CDS encoding asparaginase, producing MNKTAILIIYTGGTIGMKRNPETGSLSPFNFEQIVDEVPELSKFNFALDTISFDPPVDSSNIQPEFWQNLAEQVKLNYDKYDGFVILHGTDTMSYTATALSFMIQNLTKPIILTGSQLPIGEVRTDGRENLLSAVEVAAAYKEGKPLIPEVCILFDNVLYRGNRTFKYNAQSFKAFRSENYPELATAGIEVQYHLPYVRKVDFTQPVLFNSNFDPSVVTLALFPGISQKVVNSILNIGGVKGVVLETFGSGNAPTYPWFIAELDAAIKRGVVIVNVSQCRGGSVNMESYETGRLLKNMGVLTGIDITFEAAIVKLMYLFGQNYSSSEVKEKFELSLAGEMG
- the dprA gene encoding DNA-processing protein DprA, which codes for MQDDNLLRYKIALEMIPHIGSITAKRLIAYSGGVEEVFIQSKKALLKIPGVGEALAYAVSNQKVLDRADKEIEFLQRYEIKPLYYLDEDYPYRLKQCDDSPILLYYKGNTSLSHEKVLSIVGTRNATEYGRELCATIVEGLRLKGYSVLIISGLAHGIDTAAHRNAIKNGFPTVAVLAHGLNMIYPSANRGLAKEMLANGALVTDFITGTMPERNNFLRRNRIIAGLADATLVVESGEKGGALVTADLAFSYSRDVLACPGRATDKFSLGCNALIRTNRAALVESAEDVELALNWNSGHPSVRSPQQLSIFRDFTSEEQLIVSVLKEVDSESIDTISFATGLSMPATSATLLTLEFDGVVKSFPGKIYSLSNSYALR